A stretch of the Thunnus thynnus chromosome 7, fThuThy2.1, whole genome shotgun sequence genome encodes the following:
- the si:ch211-149e23.4 gene encoding uncharacterized protein si:ch211-149e23.4: MGCSWLLILGLVLNVAHCLEILGEEQILEITKNVTGVLGEDVYLSCSYLGESEIINAQWKRQIIANSKVKARRLVGFSSENKTFCYDESFSYPDSLTNLTVKMRVSSVEAEGEYICEFSSNEEDVSDSVILTVVARPDIHTLVNAETINGTHYQSVSCSAVGGRPTPQISWLVNGVSPSDYPFVVETSETLHSNGTLTLSSILRFPTHHLDDDSVTCVVQHPTLPNPILTTVRVETYVRPNVTIKAEMVQQGGSEFWVVSCISSGGRPDTDISLALNTEKLEIVNDTDSQTQTISFHLPATVFEGRNVTCVFDHPKFTHKETRVITLPSFYLSGVQLSARVGKNSDHIQAAESLELKEGQSDTVIDLEVIGNVPRYSISCKKDDGPLPEGVKLGSSSLTIQGPVEHQHAGVYECVTSYHRYNATLQFNITVKRVPPTIRVDLQTEDGRSLIECSAADAVPAANMSWLLPEGVSGVSWFNFTSHNGSHSVRGVLLLPACSLWELTAECVINHPAFEEPENRSIKLPLCARPNITLNSSTEWRDGDEYTKVDCSVDSVAPAATITWHVGNNDSNNSISHLTETQVQADGLVSAHSSVHFLSSLYSGQNLTCMVEHPSLEAPEKNTIHIPVHRARLLSVSVVRQQDSPLWLAVCACSGEGVGANLNWVLENAKGQTSLHSEYEGRALKVRLTYQFPLALHEGQDLTCVYQFEHGLTKRKTIHIPRYYISSVRVLNHTTPLQSRYGGEPIIHRLTLKDNHHNQRVLLQVDGNVPEYNLKCQRSDGSFVKMEGVAMVFQSELTEQDEGLYTCRASFYHHTASVNIQVEIMSEDRLFGLLTVICMSSASAILLILIVILWVFCKRYQETQHKRKESSSALTTLMQEPGSPEGKKPAAVTEKDCKEFTQLVSYAIVIDVKSTV, from the exons ATGGGATGCTCATGGCTGTTGATTTTGGGTCTTGTCCTAAATGTTGCTCACTGCTTGGAAATTCTGG GTGAAGAGCAGATTCTTGAGATCACAAAAAACGTCACAGGAGTCTTGGGAGAAGACGTGTACCTGAGCTGTAGCTATCTGGGGGAGAGTGAGATCATCAACGCCCAGTGGAAACGGCAGATTATTGCTAATTCTAAAGTTAAGGCCAGGCGACTGGTAGGattttcatctgaaaataagacattttgCTACGACGAGAGTTTCTCATATCCAGACTCTCTCACCAACCTCACAGTTAAGATGAGGGTCTCCAGTGTGGAGGCAGAGGGAGAATACATctgtgagttttcatcaaatgaAGAAGATGTTTCTGACAGTGTAATCCTTACTGTAGTAG CCAGGCCTGATATACACACGCTAGTGAATGCAGAGACTATCAACGGCACTCACTACCAGTCGGTGTCATGCTCTGCTGTCGGTGGCAGGCCCACACCTCAGATCAGTTGGTTGGTCAATGGCGTTTCTCCCTCAGATTACCCCTTTGTTGTGGAGACAAGTGAAACGCTTCACTCAAACGGCACCTTGACCCTGAGCAGCATCCTCCGCTTCCCCACTCACCACCTGGACGATGACAGTGTGACGTGTGTGGTCCAACACCCAACCCTCCCTAACCCCATACTCACTACAGTGAGGGTGGAAACCTACG TGAGGCCAAATGTGACCATTAAAGCAGAGATGGTACAACAAGGAGGAAGTGAGTTCTGGGTGGTCTCTTGCATTTCATCTGGAGGGAGACCTGACACTGACATCTCTTTGGCTTTGAACACCGAGAAGCTGGAGATAGTGAATGACACAGactcacagacacaaacaatcTCTTTCCACCTCCCTGCAACAGTGTTTGAGGGGCGCAACGTCACCTGTGTGTTTGACCACCCCAAATTTACACACAAGGAGACACGAGTCATAACGCTGCCATCATTTT attTGTCAGGAGTTCAGTTGTCTGCAAGGGTGGGAAAAAACAGTGATCATATCCAAGCTGCTGAGTCTTTAGAGCTGAAGGAAGGACAGAGTGACACTGTTATCGACCTGGAGGTCATTGGAAATGTGCCACGTTACAGTATTAGTTGCAAAAA aGATGATGGGCCCTTGCCTGAGGGCGTGAAGCTGGGTAGCAGCAGCCTCACCATTCAGGGTCCTGTGGAACATCAGCATGCTGGCGTCTATGAATGTGTCACCTCCTATCACCGTTACAACGCAACGCTGCAGTTTAACATCACAGTTAAGCGTG TTCCACCCACAATAAGAGTTGATTTGCAGACTGAAGATGGACGCAGTCTGATTGAGTGCTCAGCAGCTGATGCTGTTCCTGCAGCCAACATGTCCTGGCTTCTACCAGAGGGTGTGTCTGGAGTCTCTTGGTTCAATTTCACTTCCCATAATGGAAGCCATTCTGTCAGGGGAGTTTTACTCCTCCCTGCCTGCTCGCTTTGGGAACTCACTGCAGAGTGTGTGATAAATCACCCTGCATTTGAGGAGCCAGAGAACAGAAGCATAAAACTCCCTCTTTGCG CTCGCCCAAACATCACCCTCAACTCCAGCACTGAGTGGAGAGATGGTGACGAGTACACAAAGGTGGACTGCTCTGTGGACAGTGTTGCCCCTGCAGCAACCATAACCTGGCATGTTGGAAACAATGACAGTAACAACAGCATCAGTCACCTGACGGAGACTCAAGTCCAGGCTGATGGTTTGGTTTCGGCCCATAGCTCTGTGCATTTCCTGTCTTCTTTGTATTCTGGTCAGAATTTGACCTGCATGGTGGAGCATCCGAGCCTGGAAGCGcctgagaaaaacacaatacacaTTCCAGTGCACA GAGCCCGTCTGctgagtgtgtctgtagtgAGACAGCAGGACTCTCCTCTCTGGCTGGCAGTGTGTGCCTGCAGCGGGGAGGGTGTCGGGGCTAACCTCAACTGGGTCCTTGAAAATGCCAAAGGCCAAACGTCTCTGCACTCAGAGTATGAAGGGCGCGCCCTGAAAGTTAGGCTGACTTATCAGTTTCCTCTGGCCCTTCATGAGGGGCAGGACCTGACCTGTGTGTATCAATTTGAACATGGGCTCACAAAGAGGAAGACCATTCATATCCCCAGATACT ATATCTCCTCTGTGAGAGTCCTGAACCACACGACGCCTCTGCAAAGCCGCTACGGTGGTGAACCTATCATACACAGACTGACACTCAAAGATAATCATCACAACCAGAGAGTACTGCTGCAAGTTGATGGCAATGTGCCAGAATATAACCTCAAGTGTCAAAG GAGTGATGGCTCATTTGTGAAAATGGAAGGGGTTGCAATGGTCTTCCAGTCAGAGCTCACAGAGCAGGATGAAGGACTGTACACCTGCCGGGCGTCCTTCTATCATCACACAGCCTCAGTCAACATTCAAGTGGAGATTATGAGCGAGGACAGACTGTTTG gacTGTTGACCGTGATCTGCATGTCTTCGGCCTCGGCCATCCTTCTCATCCTTATTGTCATTCTCTGGGTGTTCTG caaAAGATATCAGGAGACACAACATAAG AGGAAGGAGTCTTCGTCAGCCTTGACAACTCTGATGCAGGAGCCTGGCTCTCCTGAGGGGAAGAAACcagcagcagtgacagagaAAGACTGTAAGGAATTCACGCAGCTGGTCAGTTACGCCATAGTCATTGACGTCAAGAGTACGGTGTGA